A single region of the Rhodococcus sp. W8901 genome encodes:
- a CDS encoding DUF6325 family protein: MGDTSNIGPVELVVLAFPGARVDDATVAALQDVVDRGYVTLLDLVYLAKDADGNVTQVDVDEDLDDVGLAILSIEAKSLISDEDLDVVRDSLEPGSSAAIIVYEETWARQLASTVRGAGGEVALHVQIPRDAVISAVEAAL, encoded by the coding sequence ATGGGTGACACATCGAACATCGGACCGGTCGAACTGGTCGTACTGGCATTCCCCGGCGCTCGCGTCGACGACGCCACGGTCGCTGCGCTGCAGGACGTCGTCGACCGCGGCTACGTGACGCTGCTCGATCTCGTCTACCTCGCCAAAGACGCCGACGGGAACGTCACCCAGGTGGACGTCGACGAGGACCTCGACGACGTCGGCCTGGCAATCCTGTCGATCGAGGCGAAGTCGCTCATCAGCGACGAGGACCTCGACGTCGTGCGCGATTCACTCGAACCCGGCAGCTCCGCGGCGATCATCGTCTACGAGGAGACGTGGGCGCGACAACTCGCGTCGACGGTCCGCGGCGCCGGCGGCGAGGTCGCACTGCACGTCCAGATTCCCCGCGACGCGGTGATCTCCGCGGTCGAAGCAGCACTCTAG
- a CDS encoding SHOCT domain-containing protein: protein MVFRAGRRGRPGLLGTVARTAVIAGTAQATSNAVNRRGQQRAAEQQAYAEQQAAAQQVAAVQPAPPPPPAAPSGDDLVSKLQQLGQLHQSGVLSDDEFAAAKAQLLA, encoded by the coding sequence ATGGTATTTCGAGCCGGCCGCAGGGGTCGTCCCGGATTGCTCGGCACCGTCGCGCGCACCGCGGTCATCGCGGGCACGGCGCAGGCCACGTCCAACGCCGTGAACCGCCGCGGACAGCAGCGGGCCGCGGAGCAGCAGGCATACGCCGAACAGCAGGCCGCGGCACAGCAGGTGGCCGCCGTCCAGCCCGCGCCCCCGCCACCGCCCGCCGCGCCGTCGGGTGACGACCTGGTCTCCAAGCTGCAGCAACTCGGTCAGCTGCACCAGTCCGGTGTGCTGTCGGACGACGAGTTCGCCGCGGCGAAGGCACAGCTCCTCGCCTGA
- a CDS encoding alkyl/aryl-sulfatase, whose translation MTENEGAAPAIAAANARASAALPFSDDADVADADRGFVAALSPGVVTAPDGAVVWDNDSYAFLAESCPPTVNPSLWRQSGLVARQGLFEVAERIYQIRGLDLSNMTLIEGETGVIVIDPLISAETAAAGLALYRDHRGHRPVTAVIYTHSHIDHFGGVKGVTTEEDVAAGRCAIIAPVGFVEHAVEENVFAGTAMARRAAYMYGAALPRGPHGAVGAGLGQTTPTGTPTLITPTLDVTATGQMENVDGVRIEFQMTPGTEAPAEMNFHFTDLRALCMAENATHTLHNLLTLRGALVRDPHVWAKYLTESINRYAARSDVLFASHHWPTWGTARLTEFLSLQRDLYGYLHDQTLLRINQGHTGIEIAEEIELPPALANAWHTHGYYGSVSHNVKAIYQRYMGWFDGNPAHLWEHPPVESARRHVEFMGGSAEVLRKARESYADGDFRWVAQVVNYVVFAEPDNAEAKALQADTFEQLAYGAENGTWRNFYLTGAYELRNGPVGTPTASAAPDIAAALSVEQVFDAISLRIDGPRAWAAHIVIDWRITDEDVVHRTQLRNGLLVHFDLDATVRDRPAPDATFTLTRPMLLGALLGGVNMGEAIADGRITVEGDVAALAELAGYVDEPDPNFAIVTP comes from the coding sequence ATGACGGAGAACGAGGGTGCCGCCCCTGCAATCGCCGCAGCCAATGCCCGGGCGTCGGCGGCGCTCCCGTTCTCCGACGATGCGGACGTCGCGGACGCGGACCGCGGCTTCGTCGCTGCGCTGAGTCCCGGTGTGGTCACGGCACCCGACGGAGCCGTGGTGTGGGACAACGATTCCTACGCTTTCCTCGCCGAGTCCTGCCCTCCGACCGTCAATCCGAGCCTGTGGCGGCAGTCGGGGCTGGTCGCGCGGCAGGGCCTGTTCGAGGTCGCCGAGCGGATCTACCAGATTCGCGGCCTCGACCTGTCGAACATGACACTGATCGAGGGCGAGACCGGCGTCATCGTCATCGACCCGTTGATCTCGGCGGAGACGGCCGCGGCCGGACTCGCGCTCTACCGTGATCACCGCGGTCACCGGCCGGTGACCGCGGTGATCTACACGCACTCCCACATCGACCACTTCGGTGGGGTCAAGGGCGTCACCACCGAGGAGGACGTCGCGGCGGGGCGCTGCGCGATCATCGCGCCTGTCGGCTTCGTCGAGCACGCCGTCGAGGAGAACGTCTTCGCCGGCACCGCCATGGCACGCCGGGCCGCGTACATGTACGGCGCCGCACTGCCGCGTGGACCCCACGGCGCCGTCGGGGCCGGGCTGGGGCAGACCACGCCGACGGGAACCCCGACCCTGATCACTCCCACGCTCGACGTCACGGCGACCGGACAGATGGAAAACGTCGACGGGGTTCGAATCGAGTTCCAGATGACGCCGGGCACCGAAGCGCCGGCCGAGATGAACTTCCACTTCACCGATCTGCGTGCACTGTGCATGGCCGAGAACGCAACCCACACGCTGCACAATCTGCTGACGCTGCGCGGCGCCCTGGTACGGGACCCGCACGTGTGGGCGAAGTACCTGACCGAATCGATCAATCGGTACGCCGCACGCTCCGACGTCCTCTTCGCCTCCCACCACTGGCCCACCTGGGGGACGGCGCGGCTCACCGAGTTCCTCTCGCTGCAACGCGACCTGTACGGCTACCTGCACGACCAGACTCTCCTGCGAATCAACCAGGGCCACACGGGGATCGAAATAGCCGAGGAGATCGAGTTGCCGCCAGCGCTGGCGAACGCCTGGCACACGCACGGCTACTACGGTTCGGTGAGCCACAACGTCAAGGCGATCTACCAGCGCTACATGGGCTGGTTCGACGGCAACCCGGCCCACCTGTGGGAACACCCGCCGGTGGAGTCCGCGCGGCGGCACGTCGAGTTCATGGGCGGGTCGGCCGAGGTGCTACGGAAAGCACGGGAGTCATACGCGGACGGCGACTTTCGCTGGGTCGCGCAGGTGGTGAACTACGTCGTCTTCGCCGAACCCGACAACGCGGAGGCGAAGGCCCTGCAGGCCGACACCTTCGAACAGCTCGCGTACGGCGCCGAGAACGGGACATGGCGCAACTTCTATCTCACCGGCGCGTACGAGCTACGCAACGGGCCCGTCGGAACCCCGACGGCGAGCGCCGCGCCCGACATCGCGGCCGCACTGTCGGTGGAGCAGGTGTTCGACGCGATCTCGCTGCGGATCGACGGACCCAGGGCGTGGGCGGCGCACATCGTGATCGACTGGCGCATCACCGACGAGGACGTCGTGCACCGCACACAGCTGCGCAACGGCTTGCTGGTGCACTTCGACCTCGACGCCACCGTCAGGGACAGGCCGGCCCCGGACGCGACGTTCACGCTCACCCGGCCGATGCTGCTCGGCGCGTTGCTCGGTGGGGTGAACATGGGCGAGGCGATCGCCGACGGCCGGATCACCGTCGAGGGTGACGTCGCCGCCCTGGCGGAACTCGCCGGGTATGTCGACGAGCCCGACCCGAACTTCGCGATCGTCACCCCCTGA
- a CDS encoding helix-turn-helix transcriptional regulator → MDTTVDRLGAALCLRAAVTSGSLDAGSPGVSTGRVLFELAAAVPYRHAVLSFWDPVAGAHVTSASLGYHADSVDVVNNCMPRHPLFRQLRDTRLPMRLFDVPEAMRSGPVFDRVIRSHNYSDGLSQCLHTRDGRYIGMLNMSTTDGQRFDQQSVVTVTLLSDVLAEALDPLAQPGPSPRVGPGDAALVVDADGSARALTGDAPVVLFGPGTTGGRLAGAVAASGRAADFVFVGAGSVLCVRMEPVRRGGTLVACRPGNPPMELTGREAEVLALLPTGASNGAIAARLRIGPATVATHLERILRKIAAPNRTAAAATAARWGLTPI, encoded by the coding sequence ATGGACACGACGGTTGACCGGTTGGGGGCGGCCCTGTGCCTTCGGGCGGCCGTGACCTCGGGGTCGCTCGACGCGGGTTCCCCTGGTGTCTCCACCGGTCGGGTCCTGTTCGAACTCGCCGCCGCCGTTCCGTACAGGCACGCGGTGCTGTCGTTCTGGGACCCTGTTGCAGGCGCACACGTGACCAGCGCGAGCCTCGGCTACCACGCCGATTCGGTCGACGTCGTGAACAACTGCATGCCACGGCACCCACTTTTCCGGCAGTTGCGGGACACGCGACTTCCCATGCGACTCTTCGACGTCCCCGAGGCGATGCGTTCGGGACCGGTGTTCGATCGGGTCATTCGCTCGCACAACTACAGCGACGGGCTGAGCCAGTGCCTCCACACGCGGGACGGTCGCTACATCGGGATGCTCAACATGAGTACCACCGACGGACAGCGATTCGACCAGCAGTCCGTCGTCACGGTCACCTTGCTGAGCGACGTGCTGGCGGAGGCGCTCGACCCGTTGGCACAGCCCGGCCCGTCCCCGCGGGTAGGTCCCGGAGACGCCGCGCTGGTCGTCGATGCCGACGGCTCGGCACGGGCGCTGACCGGTGACGCCCCGGTCGTCCTGTTCGGCCCCGGCACGACCGGCGGTCGACTGGCCGGCGCCGTCGCGGCGTCGGGACGGGCCGCAGACTTCGTCTTCGTCGGTGCGGGCTCGGTGCTGTGTGTGCGAATGGAGCCGGTCCGGCGCGGCGGCACCCTGGTCGCGTGCCGCCCGGGTAACCCGCCGATGGAACTGACCGGGCGGGAGGCGGAGGTGCTCGCGCTGCTGCCGACGGGCGCCTCCAACGGTGCGATTGCCGCGCGGCTGCGGATCGGCCCCGCGACGGTGGCCACGCATCTCGAGCGGATCCTGCGCAAGATCGCGGCGCCCAACCGCACGGCGGCCGCGGCAACGGCCGCGCGGTGGGGGCTGACGCCGATCTGA
- a CDS encoding amidase encodes MDIADYAARDATELASLIAAGEVSAAEVHVAAAAALDQVEPQLGAVVGERFAQPLDHDASGPFRGVPFAIKDLITHAAGVPQRNGSRLFGPGIEHPHDNDLMTRFRRAGLATMAVTTSPEFGFNATTEALAYGGPTRNPWDPTRSPGGSSGGSAALVAAGALPFAHANDGGGSIRIPAAACGLVGLKPSRGRTTVGPDHGDPLLGLGIEFAVTRTVRDCAALFDAVHGSEPGDKYLFPSEDASFSELITRGVRPLRIAFTTVPYDASRTVDPECARAVTDLAARLADLGHHVEEAAPRIDAAAFDKANLDAWCSFLGDIVTTASEMAGTVPGREHLEATTLACAEYGASLSARDIFAAEHQFNVARREVARFLTGYDVFLTPTTAQPNVPLGQLDADDASLDARGWYDRIFEYGAFTALFNATGNPAISLPLAESGTGWPIGLQFVGRYGDEATLLALAADLERAMPWSARRPGIYAH; translated from the coding sequence ATGGATATCGCCGACTACGCCGCGCGGGATGCGACCGAACTCGCGTCACTGATCGCCGCGGGAGAGGTGAGCGCCGCGGAGGTGCACGTCGCGGCCGCGGCCGCACTGGACCAGGTCGAGCCGCAACTGGGTGCGGTCGTCGGCGAGCGGTTCGCCCAGCCACTCGACCACGACGCGTCGGGACCGTTCCGGGGTGTGCCGTTCGCGATCAAGGACCTGATCACGCACGCCGCCGGGGTGCCGCAGCGCAACGGCAGCAGACTGTTCGGGCCCGGGATCGAGCATCCCCACGACAACGACCTGATGACACGGTTCCGCCGCGCGGGCCTGGCCACGATGGCGGTGACCACCTCCCCCGAATTCGGCTTCAACGCGACCACCGAGGCGCTCGCCTACGGCGGGCCCACCCGCAATCCGTGGGATCCGACGCGCAGCCCTGGCGGATCGAGTGGCGGATCGGCGGCACTGGTGGCGGCGGGCGCGCTGCCGTTCGCCCACGCCAACGACGGCGGCGGCTCGATCCGCATCCCCGCCGCGGCGTGCGGTCTCGTCGGCCTCAAGCCGAGCAGGGGCCGCACCACTGTCGGCCCCGACCACGGCGACCCCCTGCTCGGACTGGGCATCGAGTTCGCCGTCACGCGCACGGTGCGGGACTGCGCCGCGCTGTTCGACGCGGTGCACGGATCCGAACCCGGCGACAAGTACCTGTTCCCCTCGGAGGATGCGTCGTTCAGCGAACTGATCACCCGGGGCGTACGGCCGCTGCGGATCGCGTTCACCACCGTCCCGTACGACGCGAGCCGCACGGTCGATCCGGAATGTGCACGGGCCGTGACCGACCTCGCCGCCCGACTCGCGGACCTGGGCCACCACGTCGAGGAGGCGGCGCCGCGCATCGACGCCGCGGCGTTCGACAAGGCGAACCTCGACGCGTGGTGCAGCTTCCTCGGCGACATCGTGACCACGGCCTCCGAGATGGCGGGCACGGTTCCTGGCCGCGAGCACCTCGAGGCGACGACGCTGGCGTGCGCAGAGTACGGCGCTTCCCTGAGCGCACGCGACATCTTCGCAGCCGAGCACCAGTTCAACGTCGCCCGCCGGGAGGTCGCGCGGTTCCTCACCGGGTACGACGTGTTCCTGACGCCGACCACCGCACAGCCGAACGTCCCACTCGGGCAGCTCGACGCAGACGACGCCTCGCTCGACGCCCGTGGTTGGTACGACAGGATCTTCGAGTACGGCGCGTTCACCGCACTGTTCAACGCGACCGGCAATCCCGCGATCTCGCTGCCGCTCGCCGAATCCGGCACGGGCTGGCCGATCGGACTTCAGTTCGTCGGCAGGTACGGCGACGAGGCCACCCTGCTAGCTCTCGCCGCGGATCTGGAACGGGCGATGCCCTGGTCGGCTCGACGCCCAGGGATCTACGCGCACTGA
- a CDS encoding lipase family protein has protein sequence MIRLRLGQALMVTALVAAVVATAPAHAQQPTPAAAPGTVTAVTPLPPSFWIPGAVDGSKLTYWSTGPLNRPALSTGAVFLPPGDPPAGGWPVVSWAHGTVGIADKCAPTVTGTVGSPYLTHWLSQGYAIVATDYVGLGTPGIHPYLDGPSEAHSVVDMVRAARAVEPSLSSRWVALGQSQGGQSAMATAAIATRYAPELDYRGAVATGAPSNLENLAPLVGPGFPRLPLTGSTVFVSYILAGLRAARPDLDIDRYLTPRGIDALARAETDCYEEMATDLDGVTIGDLVNRPLDDPAVLAATRGMLEIPTTGYDRPVFLGQGLTDEMVPAPLALKLAAELAANRQPVTFRTYPTGHIETMRAALPESLSFVRNLFGP, from the coding sequence ATGATCCGACTACGGCTCGGCCAAGCATTGATGGTCACCGCGCTCGTCGCTGCGGTCGTTGCCACGGCGCCCGCCCATGCACAGCAACCGACCCCGGCAGCTGCGCCGGGCACGGTGACCGCTGTGACTCCCCTGCCGCCGTCGTTCTGGATCCCCGGCGCCGTCGACGGATCGAAGCTCACCTACTGGTCCACCGGCCCACTGAACCGGCCCGCGTTGAGTACCGGCGCGGTCTTCCTCCCACCCGGTGATCCACCCGCAGGTGGCTGGCCGGTGGTCTCATGGGCGCACGGCACCGTGGGCATCGCCGACAAGTGCGCTCCTACCGTGACCGGGACGGTCGGCAGTCCGTACCTCACGCACTGGCTCTCGCAGGGTTACGCGATCGTCGCGACCGACTACGTGGGGCTGGGCACGCCGGGAATCCACCCGTACCTGGACGGTCCGTCGGAGGCGCACAGCGTGGTCGACATGGTGCGCGCTGCGCGTGCGGTCGAACCGTCCCTGTCGTCGCGGTGGGTGGCACTGGGCCAGTCTCAGGGCGGCCAGTCCGCGATGGCCACGGCGGCGATCGCGACACGCTACGCACCCGAACTGGACTACCGCGGGGCGGTCGCGACCGGGGCGCCGTCGAATCTGGAGAACCTAGCGCCGCTCGTTGGGCCGGGCTTCCCCCGATTGCCACTGACCGGCAGCACCGTGTTCGTCTCGTACATCCTGGCCGGACTCCGGGCGGCACGACCCGATCTCGACATCGATCGATACCTGACACCGCGCGGCATCGACGCCCTCGCCCGAGCCGAAACCGACTGCTACGAGGAAATGGCAACGGACCTGGACGGCGTCACGATCGGCGATCTGGTGAACCGGCCGCTCGACGATCCCGCAGTGCTGGCCGCTACTCGCGGCATGCTCGAGATCCCGACGACCGGCTACGACCGGCCCGTCTTCCTCGGGCAGGGGTTGACGGACGAGATGGTGCCGGCTCCGCTGGCGTTGAAGCTCGCGGCCGAACTCGCCGCCAACCGCCAACCGGTCACGTTCCGCACGTACCCGACGGGGCATATCGAGACGATGCGGGCTGCACTTCCCGAGAGCCTGTCCTTCGTCCGAAACCTGTTCGGGCCGTGA
- a CDS encoding TetR/AcrR family transcriptional regulator — MQERTRDTRRALIAAASELLARGGPAHVTLRAVGAAADVSRTAPYRHFQDKDDLLSSVAAENLAFLKAEMQRVVADTTPATAPLFRACLAYVRVAWEHPNHYRLEFGGDYAIKPSRVLEDAANDFNRYFQELVVEAQQSGTLIAGEARDVGPMLWVLLHGLAMSNHLVADRACEPEASYRVEDMERILALALTNLAPR, encoded by the coding sequence GTGCAGGAAAGAACCCGAGACACGCGCCGTGCCCTGATCGCCGCGGCCAGTGAACTCTTGGCGCGGGGTGGACCGGCTCACGTCACCTTGCGGGCGGTTGGTGCCGCGGCCGACGTGTCGCGGACGGCTCCGTACCGGCACTTCCAGGACAAGGACGACCTCCTCAGTTCGGTGGCCGCCGAGAACCTGGCCTTCCTGAAGGCAGAGATGCAGCGTGTCGTCGCGGACACCACTCCGGCCACCGCCCCGCTGTTCCGTGCTTGCCTCGCCTACGTACGAGTCGCCTGGGAACATCCGAACCACTACCGACTCGAGTTCGGCGGCGACTATGCGATCAAGCCGAGCCGGGTGCTCGAAGATGCCGCCAACGACTTCAATCGGTACTTCCAGGAACTGGTCGTCGAGGCGCAGCAGAGCGGCACCCTCATCGCCGGCGAGGCTCGGGACGTCGGTCCGATGCTCTGGGTTCTGCTGCACGGACTGGCCATGTCCAATCACCTGGTCGCTGACCGAGCCTGCGAGCCCGAGGCGAGTTATCGGGTCGAAGACATGGAGCGCATTCTTGCTCTGGCGCTGACGAACCTGGCCCCGCGTTGA
- a CDS encoding pentapeptide repeat-containing protein has protein sequence MTSTSQANPLDLLRSDVATWNSLRSSSDSETVSLVDADLAGVGLAGANLTGIDLTGADMSGADLTDAELAGANLTSAEFVGANLTRADLTGAIAHDANFTGAYLTRANLRDADLTMAYLTRTYLAHADITGANLSGAYMTGAYLGEADLTGATLIGTYLGKANLTGANLVDAVLNGADLTDATLPDGTVAE, from the coding sequence ATGACATCCACATCGCAGGCAAATCCGCTCGACCTACTCCGCTCGGATGTTGCGACCTGGAATTCCCTACGGAGTTCCAGCGATTCAGAGACGGTCAGCCTCGTCGACGCCGACCTGGCGGGTGTGGGCCTGGCGGGCGCAAATCTGACGGGCATCGATCTCACCGGCGCAGACATGTCCGGAGCCGACCTCACGGATGCCGAACTCGCAGGCGCGAATCTGACTTCCGCCGAGTTTGTCGGCGCCAACCTGACGAGGGCCGATCTCACCGGCGCAATCGCGCATGACGCCAATTTCACCGGCGCGTATCTCACCCGGGCCAACCTGCGGGACGCCGACCTGACGATGGCCTATCTGACGAGAACCTACCTCGCACATGCAGATATCACCGGCGCGAACCTCTCGGGCGCGTACATGACCGGCGCATACCTCGGGGAGGCCGATCTGACGGGCGCCACCCTGATCGGCACCTATCTGGGCAAGGCCAACCTGACCGGCGCGAACCTCGTTGACGCCGTCCTGAACGGTGCCGATCTGACCGATGCGACCTTGCCGGACGGCACAGTGGCCGAGTGA
- a CDS encoding GNAT family N-acetyltransferase has protein sequence MEIIREASQGIVDAFSRLLPQLSSTAKPLDYEAIDRMVTCDANTVLVARTSDAVVGTLTLVLLPLPSGARARIEDVVVDGAARGQGVAGLLTQEALRIAREAGARTVDLTSRPDRAAANRLYERLGFQARKSRVYRFPFDD, from the coding sequence GTGGAGATCATCCGGGAGGCGAGTCAAGGGATCGTAGATGCCTTCAGCAGGTTGCTGCCGCAGTTGTCGTCGACCGCCAAGCCCCTCGACTACGAAGCGATCGACCGGATGGTGACCTGTGATGCCAACACCGTGCTCGTCGCCCGAACATCTGATGCGGTCGTCGGCACCCTGACCCTGGTGCTGTTGCCCCTGCCGTCCGGTGCGAGGGCCCGTATCGAAGACGTTGTCGTCGACGGTGCGGCGCGAGGCCAGGGAGTCGCTGGACTTCTCACTCAGGAGGCCCTGCGGATCGCCCGGGAGGCGGGTGCCCGGACAGTGGATCTCACCTCCCGACCAGATCGTGCAGCAGCTAATCGACTGTACGAGCGTCTCGGCTTCCAGGCCCGCAAGTCCAGGGTCTACCGCTTTCCATTTGACGACTGA
- a CDS encoding SDR family NAD(P)-dependent oxidoreductase, producing the protein MGRTESKLVDTCAELTNSGVRAEPIACDVSDHDALDPLVSRTVELFGGVDILVSNAVFSELGDLLDVDLDQVERSFMAGPFASLPLLRACHPI; encoded by the coding sequence GTGGGGCGCACGGAGAGCAAGCTGGTGGACACTTGTGCGGAGTTGACCAATTCGGGTGTGCGCGCCGAGCCGATCGCCTGCGATGTGAGCGATCATGACGCACTCGATCCGCTTGTGTCCAGGACTGTCGAATTGTTCGGCGGCGTAGACATTCTCGTGAGCAACGCGGTGTTCAGCGAGTTGGGCGATCTGTTGGATGTCGACCTCGACCAAGTCGAGCGCTCTTTCATGGCCGGCCCGTTCGCATCCCTGCCACTGTTGCGGGCCTGCCACCCCATATGA
- a CDS encoding ATP-binding protein yields MTTSVKAERGNLPAESTSFIGRRRELAEARRLLSASRLVTLTGIGGVGKTRLAVRTAEDSRRAFPDGVWFVALGELHDSMLLAETVAATLGLADQPGRTSSRHLIDHLSTTRTLLVLDDCEHVLDAVAELAEALLRTCPELRILGTSREVLGVVGEQVMRVPPLTVPDAQRIPSLEALPQYEAVTLFVTRATAGRPDFALTEANCAAVAGICSRLDGLPLAIELAAVRIRAMSAEQILQRLTDRYQLLTAGSRVAPTRKQTLRACVDWSYDLCEEREQKLWTWLSVFAGSFELDAAEGICPDELVADDFLDAVASLVDKSILVREQVGEVVRLGMAETIRVYGRERLRESGDYAWFLRRHLDWYERLVLRAASDWIGPHQTQWIARLDREQPNLRDCLAFSLTDAVVASDPDISARIVNAMFLFWSCRGLLTEARHWMGRCLTSSDTMQAEERVVMSYFDSLLAGMQGQLDEAAARVTECCSLAEQLGDAESIEIANYANGYLAVFRGDLAAAVEPFRAALTSDPDLGRSWRRTAILLGSLPSLALVSGLLGDEGTAVACHERVLEITTPLGESYFRAYSLWALGVIALRAGELDRAAALTEQALRLIWQIHVQVMTGWCLESLAWIAIRGGNPKGAAVLMGAAETLARTAGSASVTLPYLLGYHDKCAQSTREALGDRAYGVALRTGADMSLGEAVAYALGDHTADQPRTTPVTPVLTRRETEVAELVAKGLTNREIASMLVISPRTAQGHVEHILTKLGFTSRTQIAAWSAENQQHRQL; encoded by the coding sequence ATGACGACCTCCGTGAAAGCCGAGCGCGGAAACCTGCCGGCGGAATCGACCAGTTTCATCGGCCGGCGCCGTGAGCTGGCCGAGGCGCGGCGGTTGCTGTCGGCCTCGCGGCTGGTGACCCTGACCGGCATCGGTGGGGTCGGCAAGACCAGGCTGGCGGTGCGGACCGCCGAGGACTCGCGGCGAGCATTTCCCGACGGGGTGTGGTTTGTCGCGCTCGGCGAGCTGCACGATTCGATGTTGTTGGCCGAGACCGTGGCGGCCACGCTCGGACTCGCGGATCAGCCGGGCCGGACGTCGTCCCGGCACCTGATCGATCACCTCTCCACCACCCGGACGTTGTTGGTGCTGGACGACTGCGAGCATGTGCTCGATGCCGTCGCGGAGTTGGCGGAGGCGCTGCTGCGAACGTGTCCGGAGCTGCGAATCCTGGGGACGAGCCGCGAGGTCCTCGGGGTGGTCGGGGAACAGGTGATGCGGGTGCCACCGTTGACGGTTCCGGACGCGCAGCGGATCCCGTCACTCGAGGCGCTGCCCCAGTACGAGGCGGTCACACTGTTCGTCACGCGGGCCACCGCGGGCCGTCCGGACTTCGCGCTCACCGAGGCCAACTGCGCGGCAGTGGCGGGAATCTGCAGCAGGCTGGACGGGCTGCCATTGGCAATCGAGCTGGCGGCGGTGCGGATCCGGGCGATGTCAGCCGAGCAGATCCTGCAACGCCTGACGGACCGGTACCAGTTGCTGACTGCCGGTTCTCGGGTCGCACCGACCCGCAAACAGACGTTGCGGGCGTGTGTGGACTGGAGCTACGACCTGTGCGAGGAACGGGAGCAGAAGCTCTGGACCTGGCTGTCGGTGTTCGCCGGCAGCTTCGAACTGGATGCCGCCGAGGGCATCTGCCCAGACGAGCTGGTTGCAGACGACTTCCTGGATGCGGTCGCCTCGCTCGTGGACAAGTCGATCCTGGTCCGGGAGCAGGTCGGGGAGGTTGTGCGCCTCGGCATGGCCGAGACGATCCGCGTGTACGGCAGGGAGAGGTTGCGCGAATCCGGCGACTACGCCTGGTTCCTGCGGCGGCACCTCGACTGGTACGAACGACTGGTACTGCGGGCCGCGTCCGACTGGATCGGCCCCCACCAGACGCAGTGGATCGCCCGACTCGATCGGGAACAGCCGAACCTGCGCGATTGCCTGGCGTTCAGTCTGACGGACGCGGTCGTCGCTTCCGATCCGGATATCAGCGCGCGCATCGTCAACGCCATGTTCCTGTTCTGGTCGTGCCGGGGTCTGCTGACGGAGGCCCGGCATTGGATGGGCCGCTGTCTGACGAGCTCCGACACCATGCAGGCCGAGGAGCGCGTGGTGATGTCGTACTTCGACAGCCTGTTAGCTGGTATGCAGGGCCAACTCGACGAGGCCGCGGCGAGGGTGACGGAATGTTGCTCGCTCGCAGAGCAATTGGGAGATGCCGAGTCGATCGAGATCGCGAACTACGCGAACGGGTATCTGGCCGTGTTCCGTGGAGACCTCGCCGCGGCGGTCGAGCCGTTCCGGGCCGCACTCACGAGCGACCCAGATCTGGGTCGATCCTGGCGCCGGACCGCCATACTGCTGGGTTCCCTTCCCTCCCTTGCACTCGTCAGCGGGCTGCTGGGGGACGAGGGGACGGCCGTCGCCTGTCACGAGCGGGTACTCGAGATCACGACGCCGCTGGGTGAGTCCTATTTCCGGGCGTACTCGTTGTGGGCTCTCGGCGTGATAGCGCTCCGGGCAGGAGAACTCGATCGGGCAGCAGCCCTGACGGAACAGGCGTTGCGGCTGATCTGGCAGATCCATGTCCAGGTCATGACCGGCTGGTGCCTGGAGTCGTTGGCCTGGATCGCGATCCGCGGCGGCAATCCGAAAGGTGCCGCGGTCCTGATGGGCGCCGCCGAGACCCTCGCGCGGACGGCGGGAAGCGCCTCGGTAACCCTCCCCTACCTGCTCGGCTACCACGACAAGTGCGCGCAATCCACCCGCGAGGCACTCGGGGACCGCGCCTACGGCGTGGCCTTGCGCACCGGTGCCGACATGAGCCTCGGCGAGGCCGTCGCCTACGCACTCGGCGACCACACCGCCGACCAGCCCCGGACGACACCGGTCACACCGGTGTTGACTCGCCGCGAGACCGAGGTGGCCGAACTCGTCGCGAAAGGCCTGACCAACAGGGAGATCGCCTCCATGTTGGTGATCTCACCCCGCACCGCCCAGGGCCACGTCGAGCACATCCTGACCAAGCTCGGGTTCACCTCGAGGACGCAGATCGCGGCCTGGAGTGCCGAGAACCAGCAGCATCGACAACTCTGA